The Astyanax mexicanus isolate ESR-SI-001 chromosome 7, AstMex3_surface, whole genome shotgun sequence genome has a window encoding:
- the slc3a1 gene encoding neutral and basic amino acid transport protein rBAT, with amino-acid sequence MSLKKGEESCGVEMKEGVENAGFQEDSQAEEASPRRAAEPAVSAESCAAGEESYTQLRPYAGMPKEVLLLYSSQARYRVPREILFWLTVACTLALVALTVTVIVLSPPCLSWWQTTPVYQVYPRSFKDSDGDGVGDLRGIKEKLSHFQYLNIKAVWISPFYKSPMADFGYDVEDFRRVDPLFGTMEDFDDLLASMHSMGLKLIMDYIPNHTSDKHAWFQLSRNRTDYYSDFYIWVNCTEGIPPNNWVSVFGNSTWTYDPIRGQCYFHQFLKEQPDLNFRNPDVIKEMTDIIHFWLKKGVDGFRMDAIKHMLEATHLRNEPQVDPNQPPETVNTEFELYHDYTYTQVGLHDILRGWRVDLDEYSREPGRYRFMVTESYDYEEIEKTMMYYGTDFVKEADFPFNFYLLDLPEGLSGFRAKELVELWMSNMPKGKWPNWVVGNHDKPRMSDRAGEEYVKVINMLLLTLPGTPTTYYGEEIGMENVNVSVTQDPFGKFDPNNSRDPSRTPMQWSNSTNAGFSDSKNGTWLDIGPKYQTVNVEIQQGDPFSVLEQYRALNLIREREVALARGWLCYVWADNNVFAFLRELDGQDRAFLVVLNFGENAEMDLSVFKELPDRLTLHHSTLPNAPSSFPKSKITTSKGQGLLLEYSTSNRFHTDHAAQCYVSEKACYLSALDILYKC; translated from the exons ATGAGCCTGAAGAAGGGCGAGGAGAGCTGCGGGGTGGAGATGAAGGAGGGGGTGGAGAACGCGGGGTTTCAGGAGGACTCTCAGGCGGAGGAGGCGAGCCCCCGGCGGGCTGCGGAGCCGGCGGTGTCCGCGGAGAGCTGCGCGGCCGGGGAGGAGAGTTACACGCAGCTCAGGCCGTACGCGGGCATGCCCAAAGAGGTGCTGCTGCTGTACTCCAGCCAGGCGCGCTACCGGGTGCCCCGCGAGATCCTCTTCTGGCTCACCGTGGCCTGCACGCTCGCGCTCGTGGCTCTCACCGTCACCGTCATCGTGCTGTCCCCCCCCTGCCTCAGCTGGTGGCAGACCACCCCCGTCTACCAGGTGTACCCGCGCTCCTTTAAAGACTCCGACGGAGACGGAGTGGGAGACCTCAGAG GTATTAAGGAAAAACTGAGCCATTTCCAGTACCTGAACATCAAAGCAGTCTGGATCAGCCCTTTCTATAAGTCCCCCATGGCTGACTTTGGCTACGATGTGGAAGACTTCAGAAGAGTGGATCCTCTCTTTGGAACGATGGAAGATTTTGATGACCTTTTGGCCAGCATGCATAGCATGG GGCTCAAGCTGATTATGGACTATATCCCCAACCACACCAGCGATAAACACGCCTGGTTCCAGCTCAGCCGCAACCGCACAGATTACTACTCTGACTTCTACATCTGGGTTAACTGCACTGAGGGCATACCGCCTAACAACTGG GTGAGTGTGTTTGGGAACTCCACCTGGACATACGACCCAATCAGGGGGCAGTGCTACTTCCACCAGTTCCTGAAAGAACAGCCAGATCTCAACTTCCGCAACCCTGACGTCATAAAGGAGATGACG GATATAATCCATTTCTGGTTGAAGAAGGGGGTGGATGGCTTCCGCATGGATGCAATCAAGCACATGCTTGAAGCTACGCATTTAAGGAATGAACCCCAGGTTGACCCTAATCAGCCTCCC GAGACTGTGAACACAGAGTTTGAGCTGTATCACGACTACACATACACTCAAGTGGGTCTGCATGACATTCTCAGAGGATGGAGAGTAGATCTGGATGAATACAGCAGAGAACCAGGGCGATACAG ATTCATGGTGACTGAGAGTTACGACTATGAAGAAATTGAAAAGACCATGATGTATTATGGAACTGATTTCGTCAAAGAGGCTGACTTCCCCTTTAACTTCTATCTGCTGGACCTTCCTGAGGGTCTGTCTGGGTTCAGAGCCAAAGAACTAGTCGAACTGTGGATGTCAAACATGCCGAAGGGAAAATGGCCAAACTGGGTG GTGGGGAATCATGACAAGCCACGCATGAGCGACAGAGCTGGTGAGGAATACGTCAAAGTCATCAATATGCTACTGTTAACACTGCCAGGAACACCAACTACATATTACGGAGAGGAGATCGGCATGGAAAACGTCAATGTATCCGTTACCCAGGATCCTTTTGGAAAGTTCGACCCA AATAACAGCAGAGATCCTTCAAGAACGCCCATGCAGTGGAGTAATAGTACCAACGCCGGTTTCAGTGACAGTAAGAACGGCACCTGGTTAGACATTGGTCCAAAGTACCAAACAGTCAACGTAGAG ATCCAGCAGGGTGACCCGTTCTCTGTGCTGGAGCAGTACAGAGCTTTGAATCTCATCAGAGAGAGGGAAGTAGCACTGGCTCGGGGATGGCTCTGCTATGTCTGGGCCGATAACAACGTGTTTGCTTTCTTACGCGAGCTGGACGGACAGGACCGAGCCTTCTTGGTGGTCCTTAACTTTGGAGAAAATGCAGAAATGGACCTCTCTGTATTTAAAGAGCTGCCAGATCGCCTCACTCTTCACCACAGTACACTCCCTAATGCTCCGAGCAGCTTCCCCAAGTCCAAAATCACAACCTCCAAGGGGCAGGGACTTCTGCTGGAATACTCCACTAGTAACCGCTTTCATACTGACCATGCAGCCCAGTGTTACGTTTCTGAGAAGGCCTGCTACCTGAGTGCTCTGGACATTCTGTACAAGTGCTGA